The Cryptomeria japonica chromosome 2, Sugi_1.0, whole genome shotgun sequence region aacaacatgtcatcaactcATTCGTCAATGCCACATCGTCAGTCATGCGGTCCTGACATCTACTCTCACAAATTATGCATTAatgggatgtggatccatctgcagtgGCCTCGTCATCCATCCATGTGCATATCCTTGAGCAAGTGgcacacacatgttgaatgggctcactaGCGCCACCTGCAACAACTAATGGTTCATCATTTGGTACAAGAGGATGTGCTAattgtgtcccatgttggatgatcgcatcagtcaatgttgtggttgcctaaagagtctgtagctccatcgaatcTTTTAGGTCTATTGGAACAGTCAAATGCACCTTGGTTTTGTGTGCTAGGAGGCAACGACTCTCTTGGGCTACtcacctacgggctccaggtctatcttgggtagagtcaccacctctaccatggaactctctcatgtcaaaataattaggcagCTCATTGAAGACAAACACAGTATattttcctcaaaaaatacaatggcacctcaaaattattacaaggtggttcatcaaagaccatccaccccCTCtgtcaaaaaagattcttcatctgtgcattggtacaccaatatatgggaaacctctttgcattaagaggtaacaactcactagttttaggatcaacaaaaagggcacatatttgttgtttactaatgtttttgtttttcactccctcatctgataacccactagcataatattgacaacacatatccctatagtttccccattttgtaatttgattggaaactgtagtggcaccactagctaatgtttctaggctagtggcaacggatttatgatgctcaagcttagatgttttcaatttattaatcagtctatttattttagttgtgttttgccctaactaaTTAAGCAATTGCTCCTGTGTATCAGGGGTACGGTCAAATGTAGGAGTTGGAGGTGTATTTTGTGGGTTTTGTTCAGGGTTTtgaggaggtgcatcttgttgttgttgttgtggattttcAGAATCTGGTTtgtgtaacaaaaaataaaaaaaacctaatcaaaataaacaaatttaaattcaaaacgtaaaaaaaattgaacaaatgcgaaagaaaaacaaaaatcaaacaaaaccaACCTTGATCCATGGCATTTGGGTGAGAAAAGAGCGAGCCCATGCGCGGTTTAGTGAAAAAAAACTCAAATTCTCAACTTGCGGCCGCGTGAAAAATAAGACACagtcagcaaaaaaaaaaaaatattgacaagCGATGCTTTAGGACTTAAAATAGCGTACGAGGCTCTAAGTCCTAAAGAATCGCATACGCGCTTTTGTCCCTTTAGTCTCGGGGACAACAAACCTTAGCGCGTAGAAGGTGATTTGAATTTTAAGTACCGCGAACGCAGTGcctattttttcaagttttttagatgtgtgtccacttttctgcacaccatctttgtgcacttaccccacaATCATTTTGAAACACATCAAACCAGCGTACTTTTAGAAGGCTAAGGGGAGGCACAAGAGAAGACTGAGGGGTGTAGGTGTGGGGAGAATGTGTAGAATTACAGAGACAATAGAAAACACCTCAATTGAATGTAGATCTTGAAGGAAGAGAAAAAGGTGACATCATGCATGAAGAGACATAGCGAGTGTGAATGGAATAAGAAAGAACGTTGCATGGGAATGGAAGACAAAACATTGCGATAAGAGAATCCATAAAGAAGACAAACAATAATATGAAAATGTCATGCAAACGAAGCAGTAAAGACGCACAGAGGGACTTGCATCGAATAGAGGAAAGAAGAGACATAAGGCAATGCGTAGGTGTCAACAATGGGCATATAAGAATCAAATTGCAATGGAGCAGAGGTCACTTGTACGATTATGATGTGTAGTGCATGTAGAGGCAATAGAataagagaaaatttatttcccaaAAAGAAAAGGGCCAATGTGGAGATGAATGTAGGGCGATGAGCACATGAGTAAAAAGTGTAAGCATGTGAGGAAGATGGGTATGAAACTATAGGACAGTTGGTGTAAGAAATAAATATTTATGTTTAGGTAAAATAAAAGAGAAAGATATGTTAAAAAGTGAGGAGGTTGAGAATATCAGAGCATGTGGCATAGGTAAAAGACTTTCCTATGGCATTTCttttaaagatttaaaaatttGCATAATGAGTAGATTGGCAAAGTGTTAAGAGAGTAGTATAGATGTAGACATTTATTATGTGAAGATGCTATGTGGAGGAAAGACATCACCAAGACAGAGAACATGAATAGAACATAACAAATAGAagtgaaagtcaagagaaaaaaaTTAGAAGAAGCAGAGGAAAGAGAGTGTGTGGGAATAGAGAAGAGCATGAAAAGCATAACAAAATTTGGATACCTCTATATGTAAGGCATTAGATAGAAAAATATGCAAGAGACAAGGAGCGGATGCAAACATTTGTAGAGAAATTGAACGAAAATTTGGGCATTGTTCAAAATAGTCTCATTGATAGAGACAAAGAAGAATAATCTTAGAAAAGTTTTGAATGAAATACAGGTGAGAATGTGCATAGATGAGAATTAGTGTAGAGAGATATTGTGCTAAGAGAGGCCATTGAAAGTCCATGATTGTGCATAATATGTTCGCAAAACTGATATGTGGTTATCAATGCATTTGATTTGAATAAATCTACTTTTGTTTTTTGAAATTTATAAGCAAAGAGTCTCTGCATTTGTTTGAGTGTTTTTATGTGTTGAAGTAGAAGGCAAGAGGGAGTGCCTTTTGCATCATATGTGCATAAAAGTTAAAAAGTGGTAATTTAGAAGTGACATTAGATATCAATTCATAGACATCCAAATAATTATGCACTACACTCATCAAAAAAATCATACAATTGATCTAATACATATTCTTCTAATAAATGTTTTTATCAAAACCTATGCACAAATGCATCAATTATTGTTCACTATATTGTTTCAACTTTTGAGTAGTTACAACAAACGTGAAAGGATTTTTTATGAGCCCAAAAGTTAAAAAGTGACCATTTAGAAGTGACACCCGATATTTATTCATAGGTGCCTCAATAATTGTGTGCTACAACCaccaaaaaaaattgcacaattgATTTGGTACATATTCttctaataaatatttttatcGGTACCTATGCACAAATAGTCTCAATAACCGTGCATTGTGGTTGCCAATAAATTGACACAACTCCTCCAATTAAGCATTCAAATTTTAACTACTTGGTGTACAAGTGGGCAACTATTGGTACATGTGGAATATTTTAGTGGGCTTTTTATTACCACGTATTGGTTATTTTAATTAAAGATAGTAATTGGGAGGGTTAATTGGGCAATAACATTGTGATTATTGATACATGAGTGACTATTAGGTCTTTTCCCcttcttaggataccataattaCTTTTTGGTCAAATATTCAAAAAGTCATTTTTAAGACTTTTTGCTAGGCATGATAATGTGCATTGCTAAAAAAGAATAGAGCTCCTATAACATTCCATGTAATCACTACATGCTCACAAAGTTAGTCCGCACAACTATTGGCTCATCTAACCTACTGATgatcaacactaacaactttaaagtcacaattgCTAGTGTTATACTACCAAAAATATTAGACATTAAATCAAACAAATGCTATTACAACTATAAAATCATGCTTAACTAGTGAATCCTTTCCATTGACATACATATCATTCCAAActcctaaaaatttgaaaaaactgaACATTGACCATTGAGATATGGTTAATCTAGCATCTTATTAAGATTGATTCTCATCATTTATTCAATCTTTCAAAAACGAAAAATACTATCACAACTATTAAATCATGCTCAGCTAATGAATCATCTCGCCTAACACACATCCCATTCGAAATTCATATAAATTTGAAAAACCTCAACATTGACCATTGAAATATGGCTAATCTAGAATCTTATTAAGATTGATTCTCATCATTTATTCAATATTTGAGAAATGAGAGTTTATGTTTAAAAATGGAACTCtaataaaatttgacaaaattgAATGAGCGCAAGTGGGAAAAGTGACAAAGATGATAAATTCTCTCCGGCACTAAACCCAGCTGAAGTTataattaaaagttaaaacattcAATTTCAATGGAAGGCTGCATAGTAAGACTTGCCTTGGAACAAAGATATATCCTTGTATAGTTTTACACACTGCTGGCCAACGTTTAGGAAaggcttaaaccacacacactaagcttacactcctagatttaaaagtgttaaacactcagagttgacagacattttctagacttaatatgCTGCTTAATGTatatggtcacactaagaatacatttctagacttaaaagagataaacactcagaattgactaaTATTCTCTGAATATGTTGTTTAATGTGTGTCGTTTAAGACTGGCCAAAGGTTATTGTATGAGGAGGGTTTTTTTCTACACACGGATAAATTACATCGAGAGGATCAGGATCATACATCAAAAATTTGAAGCACGCCTTCCAATCCTCATGATCAGAGCCCGCACTCACTTTCAGTTTGTCTCCCATCCCCAGCCAATTGAAGTCAAAATCGCCCTCCACTCTCACAACACGTACTTCCAGCACATCTTCCCTTCCACAATCTATGTCCGGGTGGATCATTTCACATGCACGTAAATTCTGATTCCTTTCAATGCTGTAGCGCAGCCTGTTCCTGCCTTCGCAGTCAAAGACTTGGCCAAGCGAAAGAAAACAAACAATATATCCCGCACAGTAGCTAATCTCACTCTCAGCAGCACagtattcaaaataattattttcatcCCGGTTCTGCCCATTCGGCTCGGCCTGCAGCCAATTGTACGACTTGGCTCTTCTAGGCATCAGACATTGACTCTCGAAAGAGATGCCCTGCCAAATACATGTTGATGGTGGCTCGGCCTGCAGCCAATTGTACGACTTGGCTCTTCTAGGCATCAGACATTGACTCTCGAAAGAGATGCCCTGCCAAATACATGTTGATGGTCAGGTCAagctatttttttttaatcaaatgggAGTAAGGGTTTCAGTTTGACGGTCACCTATTCCGTTACGATTGTTTTCCCTTCCGGTTACAGGTGCTTTACACATTTTTTCGCAGTGCAAATGATGTACAGAGGTAACTCACCATTTATTTGAACTGTTAAATTATAATACAGTAATATTCTTGCATATATCAAGTCCAAATCACTTTATATATCATAAAATTGACAGAAATGCTTTTATAATTTCAAGTTGAGACGGTGCCCTAAAAATTGCGCAAATTATTTTACTGACAGAAAGGACGAAAAACGTGAATGGGAAGGGGAGAGAGAAGTTTCGTTGGACATACCTTGATGGTCTCGTAGAAGGAAAGTAATTGCTTTGAGGTGACTCCGGGGCCCGCAATGAAGATACTCTCCAAGGACTTGAGACCAGCCAAGCAGCTACCAAGTGTTGCGCTGGAAATATTTTTACATCCCACCAATTTCAATGTTGTCAATCCTTGCAAAGATTCCAATCCAGGCAGAGCCCTCAAATGACATGACCTGCTTACGTCTAATCTACACAGACTTTTCAGTCCAGACAAGCAGCATAAGCTCTGCAATTGCATACAGTCACGCGCATACAGCATCTCCAGTGATGGTGGGACCGCTCTCAATTCCGAAAGCTCGCTGCACCCGTCCAAATGCAGTTCCCATAGTCCACTCAAGTTTTGGAAGCTGCCGGGAAGGCTGCGAAATCTATTATGCTCAAAATGGATGATTCTTAACGAAGACAATTCGAATAGTCCGGCTGGGAGTCCATTTTCACACAGTTGGCAGTAGCCGGCATCCAGATACGCCAAACTTTCTAGCCGACCAATGGTGACCGGTAGCTCTCTAAGATTTGAATTGTGGTGGATTTCTAGTTTTTCCAACCGAGTCAAATTGCCAAAACTAGCAGGAAGGTTGCGTAAATTCTTACACCAAGATAGATCCAATTCTTGCAGACTTGAAAGCATACCGAAATCCTCAGGCAAACAAGAAACAGTATCACAGCCTTTCATGTTGAGAGAAACTAAGCTGTGGAAGCTTCCCAAATTATTGGGCAGGCTTTTCAGTGAATGGCAATTGTGCAAGTCCAGAATCTGCAACTGGGTATAGATTATTGTAGCAGGAAGTGTTTCCAGGGACCCGCATTCTCTCAAAATAAGCACGTTAAGTTTCTCCGGCCATATCTGTTCAAACATCATGACACGAATGAATCCAAACCCTTACTTTCCTTAcacttaaaaagaaaaaaaaaattgtatgcctTACGTTTGAATATTCTTCTGTTTTTTCGTCCCAGAGATGAGTTATCTGACTATCGGTCACCTCCAGAATAACAAGCTTGTTCAGGTTCAGTCCCGGAGGTAGCCATGTTAATGAACATCTTGTCAATCTTAGCCATCTCAATTCGTCAAAGTAGCGTGCCTGAGGAAAGTGTCCCTTAATCTCAACATTTGCAAGCCAAAGCAGCCTCAAGTTGTACAGCGGCATGAACATGTCCGCCTTCACTGTCTTCCTTTCCTTGGGCTCGTAGCGAAGATAACGAACTTTCTTGGCCTTTTCCTTGATTCCATATAAAAATACACAAATAATTCTTACCTCCATAGTAACTGGAAACTAGCTACCATGTAAGACATAAACATAAAATAGCCACAAGAAACATATGCAACGTTAAAcagatgaaaataaaataataggaTAGGAAGAAAATCCATACCCAGTGTCGGCGTAACATATGGTGCACATCGTCCTCATCGAATAGTCTTGTGCGTTTATGGGGATCTGTAGATATTTCATTTGCTACAGTAGTTCCCAAATCTTGGAGGCACCGATGCATCAGTAAGTCGTTACTAGAACCCAAGTTGACCAAAGACTTTTGCAAGAGATGTCTGAGAGAAGCATGAACACTCCGATTCAGTTCTGCCCAAAAGATCATAGCAATGTCCTTGTCCTGCCCTGTAAAAAGACAAGCAACATCTAGAAACATCTCCTTTTCATTGGGGTCAAGGGTATCGTAGGAGGCTCTGAGTTTCTTTTGCATACAAGGCTCATCCCTTAACTTGTCTGCCATGTCTTTCCACACATCTCTATCGTCTTCACCAACAAGGGTTTTTCCAAGAAGGTGGAGTGCAAGAGGATGGCCATCACAAGCATTAACAATATTGATGCTTAGGGTTAGTAGCTCTGGATCTGTACAGCTGGAATTAGGGAACGCGTGGAATTTGAATAACTCCATGGCATGTTCTTGAGGAAGACTCCTTACCTCGTACATTTCATCAACGTTCGCCACTCTTAGAATTTGTTGATTCTGAGATGTAATGAGCAAACGACTGCCTGCCCCGAAGTCAGTGAAATATCCCCCAAGAGCTTCCAGCTGCTCGACACTTTGAATGTCATCAAGGAGGAGGAGAACTCTCTTACCCCTGAGACACTCTTGTAGCAGATATTTACCTCGATCAATATGATCTACTTCGACTCTGACTTGGGAAACATCTTTGAGCATACGGTTTTGCAGCTTGACGAGCCCGTTTTCCAGTTGACATCTTTCTCCAACACCCAGAACAAAACAATGCACTTCAAACTGACTGCAGAAGACTTGTTTGCAAACAACCTTTGCCAGGGTGGTTTTACCCATCCCTCCCATGCCATGTATACCCACTTTCACAATCTTCTTCTGATGATCTGCTACGTTCAGTAATCTCCTGACATGCTCCACGCGCCAGTCTAAACCAAAGCATTTCGGAGTATCCAAATGAACCTTAGCTGACTCTAAGAATTTCACCACCACCGTCACTACATCTTCAATCAAATTGCTGTCCCTGCAAAAGTGTGAACTATATTGGTAAATACTTCAATGTCGATtaaggagagagaaaaaaatatgtAAGTAAAACTTGCTGTAGCCTTACGAAGAATATTGATTCTGAGACCATCCACAGATATCGGGAACATTCTCTAATGCTCCGATTATCTCGCTGTTTCGATGTTGCACGAAATCTTGTGCAGATGGAATTCTCTCCGGGTGGCGAACGTCTGAAGGCAAAACATGATAAAACAGAGGAAAAATTTTGACCCTGGAATTAACCATAAAACACACTTCATTCAAAAACGACTGTGACTGGATAAATTTTGGGGACAAAATGGGAATGCAGATCCTACTTTCTCGGATGCGTTGATAAGAAGGGCCGTCATCTGTAAATTTTCTTTGTAACCGGGTGAAAATGCCTGCTTCAACAAGAGCAGAGCACAGTCTGGTAGCAAACCTTTGGCAGATGATGTCAGGGTCACAAAAGCTTAAGTAAACGTCATGTATTTTGAGATGAGTGAATGGAAAAGAGGGATTGGCGGGGGAAGAAGCGGCAGCAGGGAACATATTGAGGCTGCAAGTTTTCTCAAAGAGGACACCCGATAATTGCTCAAACCAAAATCGGCCTTGGTTTATATGTATTCAAAATGTTTCTATTCCAGCTTTTTTCTAAACATATGTAGACTTCCCCATTTTCAGGAATGCGGAACCCGCCTGCAAAGAGTAGAAAATAATTTAGCTCCATTTCAGTATTAATACAGTGTTTTTTTATAAAGAAATGCTTATCGAAAACGCAATATAACGTACGACAAACAAATCGTAGCTGTGAATTGACAGCTGAAATAATGTGTCCACCACTCAGAATTACTTTGTCTTTAGTCTTTGTGGCGCACTAAACAGGAAATTGACATTATTGCTCGTTTATATACTTATGCCAGCATATTCTTTCATAATTATCAATAACATTAAAAGAAGGTGCAATATTTATGCCTTTTGTAGTTTATATAGATTATCTTATAAATTTTATAAGAAGTCTATGATTGAATTTCTAACTACTTTATTAAAAAATTGATAAGACATCAATCATTAATAATAGCATTATTGATAAAATATTAGATATTGTGTCTTGACATTGTTGGCATGTGATGCTGAAGTCTCACTGCCATGCAACAATTAGTCCATTACCATGCACTGATCAATCCATGCATGCATATGATAATAGATAGTTAGCATGCATGCATAGATTAGTAAATGAGTTAGCTCTAGTTAGATCAGTAATCCACCTTAAAAGACAGTTAGTTTTGTTTCTTAATTGGTGGTGTGAGATCTTCTATAAAAGAATGACAGTGTAATCTTTTTTATGACAAACAATAAAAATTTGTGTTGgtatttatgttgtagttgtataTTTTTGTGTTTTATCTCTATTTCTTTCCTATAGTTGTTAATTCTCTTCCTAGAGACATGATTGGCATCATTTGTGTGGCTTGATACAACATTATATGGTAAATTTTGGCATAGGTCATTGTAACAATATTCAATGTCACACTCGTcaacattttgaacattgattttTGTTGAACATAGAATTGAGGACATTCAACATCACCTAAATGGATTCGCAACAAATAAATATAGTTATTTTAGAGAAGGAATTGTAatctatgtatttgtatatgcTTGGAATTCATGTAAACGACAAATATTTTGCTACATGTTATGAGCTAAGTTTTTTGTTGTCCATAAAATAATACATCTAAAATTGTTGTTAATCACAAGCAAtcttgaaataattaaatttattaaataattgtatTGTATAtctctttgaccattaatatttattACTTCTAGTTAATGTTGACCTTTTGTAGACAAGTATCTAATGCATTAGAGTTAAGAttctacacacaaaaaaaaaattaaagtaatttttttctttttgcatattttagtAGAAAGTCGTATAATGTGAACAACAAGAAATTATGGAATGTAaatcaaataaagaaaaaataaattgaatgataaAATTAAAATCATATGATATTTATGCTTGAACTCTCCTTAATtactcaaaaaaataataaatttgtgATATATTATTAACATCTTCAATATCTAATTGATTAAACTCAATGATTAAAAATAAAAGCCATGGTTAGTAGATCTATATTCAATGAAACCCATTGTTCCACGGTTGTTGGGGATGCAGGGATgagggacaaagggaaaaagttttagggacggggggacttgggcctgggGGGCAAAACGCATTTCCATGGAACACTGAATTGAAACCATAAAAATTTAATCATAATTTGATTCAAAAAAGATTAAATACTAACATGATAGATCGTTGAACGACTGATATTAAAAAATAATctctaataaaaaattaaaaaaaatcattaaagtCTATAAAGTCGCAATCCTACCAATAACAACAAATTTTAAAAAAGAGTTCATTATAAGTTAAAAATTAGAAAATGACAAATGCTTAATCCCATAACTCAAAACCTTATGAATAAAATCTTGCAACAAAAAAGCTATTTGTTGCATAAAAACATGGACTATAGGAAACTTTGCTATATGGAGATCCAATTATAGAAGCTTTGCCACGTACAACAATCTACAACTTTTCGTAGTTTGCAGCTCTCAACCAAGAAGCCCAGAATCAATCGAATACTTCAACCACTAACCAAAATACTTTGTATAATATCACCCAAATGATAACTCATCACCACATGATCAAATATATGTAGAGTTCATTGTAGACTACTACCAAAAGTATAATGGAAGAAAAATTGCCCGATGGTAAGGGATGAAAAATTGCACCATAAATGGTTTGATTATTAAGTTCATTATGGTGAGGGAGCATTGCAGGCATGATGGGACGAGCAATAAAAATTTAATCTCCATCCTCCcgaaaaatttaaaataacaatgaaATGGGTTTTTAGGATTATGTGCTAAATGAAAATATCTGGAATTCAAATGTTCTAAGATTAGCATAACATTTATATTTGAATTGAATTATTCTGAAAATTAGACTACGTTAAATGCACACCCTATAGGATTGATGTATGTACATTTAAAAGAAATGACAAAATGTGTGCTTGAAGAAAGCTTGATGTCCTTAATATAGTTTTACACGCCAAATGCTATTGTATGAGGAGGTTTTTCTTCTATACAAAGTTAAATTACATTAAAAGGATCATACATAAAAAATTTGAAGCACGCCTTCCAATCCTGATGATCAGAGTGCACACTCACTCTCAGATTGTCTCCCATCCTCAGCCAATTGAAGTCAAAATTGCCCTC contains the following coding sequences:
- the LOC131064855 gene encoding disease resistance protein RPV1 isoform X5, coding for MFPAAASSPANPSFPFTHLKIHDVYLSFCDPDIICQRFATRLCSALVEAGIFTRLQRKFTDDGPSYQRIRESRICIPILSPKFIQSQSFLNEVCFMVNSRVKIFPLFYHVLPSDVRHPERIPSAQDFVQHRNSEIIGALENVPDICGWSQNQYSSDSNLIEDVVTVVVKFLESAKVHLDTPKCFGLDWRVEHVRRLLNVADHQKKIVKVGIHGMGGMGKTTLAKVVCKQVFCSQFEVHCFVLGVGERCQLENGLVKLQNRMLKDVSQVRVEVDHIDRGKYLLQECLRGKRVLLLLDDIQSVEQLEALGGYFTDFGAGSRLLITSQNQQILRVANVDEMYEVRSLPQEHAMELFKFHAFPNSSCTDPELLTLSINIVNACDGHPLALHLLGKTLVGEDDRDVWKDMADKLRDEPCMQKKLRASYDTLDPNEKEMFLDVACLFTGQDKDIAMIFWAELNRSVHASLRHLLQKSLVNLGSSNDLLMHRCLQDLGTTVANEISTDPHKRTRLFDEDDVHHMLRRHWEKAKKVRYLRYEPKERKTVKADMFMPLYNLRLLWLANVEIKGHFPQARYFDELRWLRLTRCSLTWLPPGLNLNKLVILEVTDSQITHLWDEKTEEYSNIWPEKLNVLILRECGSLETLPATIIYTQLQILDLHNCHSLKSLPNNLGSFHSLVSLNMKGCDTVSCLPEDFGMLSSLQELDLSWCKNLRNLPASFGNLTRLEKLEIHHNSNLRELPVTIGRLESLAYLDAGYCQLCENGLPAGLFELSSLRIIHFEHNRFRSLPGSFQNLSGLWELHLDGCSELSELRAVPPSLEMLYARDCMQLQSLCCLSGLKSLCRLDVSRSCHLRALPGLESLQGLTTLKLVGCKNISSATLGSCLAGLKSLESIFIAGPGVTSKQLLSFYETIKDAVTVSDIPPTVTIAATSTSEALSGDQIS